One Pullulanibacillus sp. KACC 23026 DNA segment encodes these proteins:
- a CDS encoding alpha-L-rhamnosidase has product MADLTISRIRCEYKLNPIGIDVKKPRFSWEMMSEKRGTKQTAYRLQVSLNASFTNPFYDSQFLESDQSVQVDYNGTELSSQTRYFYRVKIKDNYERESDWSTIHYFETAFFEREEWKATWITPNELEMDPNMEEAFYLRKPFELKKPVASARAYVTCLGLYELYLNGEKVGNDYLAPGWTSYNKRLQYQVYDITDNFQENQNSIGIVLANGWYKGNLAWEGKRNIYGNRRAALVQICLNYVDGTEEIIVSDSSWKASTGPIRYSEIYHGETFDARLIKEGWCSYSFDDSDWSSVSTLDLAFDHLIAQENDPVRVTEKIKPVRVLLTPNGDQVIDMGQNMVGRIRFEVEAPEGTEIVLKHAEILDKEGTIYFGNLRTAKQTIRYITNGKGKEEYAPFFTFQGFRYVKVEGYPGLELPVDKFVGEVMHTDMEEIGHFESSHPLVNQLQQNIRWGQRGNFVDVPTDCPQRDERLGWTGDAQVFIRTALFNYQGGPFFTKWLRDLKADQLDDGGVPFVIPNVLEGASSSAWGDASVICPWTVYMMYGDKRLLEEQFPSMKAWVDYIRKQGKNEYLWNTGFHFGDWLALDAKENSYFGATPNDLVSTAYYAYSTRILRDAAEVLNKVEEVRTYSKLLNKIKENFSNEFISPNGRMVAPTQTAHVLPLVFNLVDGDIKKRIAHDLNELVIESDYHLTTGFVGTPYICFALTQNGYHQTALKLLLQKTYPSWLYPITKGATTIWEHWDGIKLDGSFWSDDMNSFNHYAYGAIGDWLYRSVAGLDINEADPGFKSIRISPHLGNKELTKAKASFYSLYGKVVSGWEVDTETITVEIELPANTTAEVFLPFATYEHLIECNRGIAEIGEAPFTESEQGLLLELGSGSYKFIYPHHNRLLAKVTLETRLLELFDNEGQRNLLVKYLPILEDRNILSQLKKHKLSDLLDHSLFSLSENQIKKLIQELNDSLNKGEESIVVE; this is encoded by the coding sequence ATGGCTGATTTAACTATAAGCAGGATACGGTGTGAGTATAAACTAAACCCTATAGGGATTGACGTGAAAAAGCCACGGTTTAGTTGGGAAATGATGTCCGAAAAACGCGGAACGAAGCAAACGGCCTATCGATTGCAGGTGTCATTAAACGCTTCTTTTACAAACCCTTTTTATGATTCGCAATTTTTAGAATCAGATCAGTCGGTACAGGTTGACTATAATGGAACTGAACTAAGTTCACAAACTAGATATTTTTATCGAGTAAAAATCAAAGATAATTATGAAAGAGAGTCTGATTGGAGTACGATCCATTATTTTGAAACCGCTTTTTTTGAACGAGAGGAATGGAAAGCGACATGGATAACTCCAAACGAATTAGAAATGGATCCCAACATGGAAGAAGCCTTTTATTTGAGAAAACCCTTTGAATTGAAAAAGCCCGTTGCTTCCGCCCGTGCTTATGTGACATGTCTAGGTTTGTATGAACTTTACTTAAATGGGGAAAAAGTTGGGAATGACTACTTAGCACCAGGTTGGACGTCTTATAATAAGAGACTTCAATACCAAGTTTATGATATAACGGACAACTTCCAGGAAAATCAAAATAGTATAGGAATTGTTTTAGCAAATGGCTGGTATAAGGGAAATCTAGCTTGGGAAGGTAAAAGGAATATTTATGGTAATCGCAGGGCAGCACTTGTACAAATTTGTCTTAATTATGTTGATGGAACAGAAGAAATCATCGTTTCAGATTCTTCTTGGAAAGCTTCAACTGGTCCAATCCGTTACTCAGAAATTTATCACGGTGAAACTTTTGATGCACGTCTCATTAAGGAGGGCTGGTGCTCTTATTCATTTGATGATTCGGATTGGTCGAGTGTATCGACACTGGATCTTGCTTTCGATCACTTAATTGCACAAGAAAATGATCCCGTTCGAGTAACAGAAAAAATTAAGCCTGTTCGAGTTCTCTTGACTCCAAATGGAGACCAGGTTATTGATATGGGGCAAAATATGGTGGGAAGAATCCGCTTTGAAGTTGAAGCACCTGAAGGGACCGAAATCGTTCTAAAACATGCTGAGATCCTTGATAAGGAAGGGACTATTTATTTTGGAAACCTTCGAACGGCTAAACAAACGATAAGGTATATTACCAATGGAAAAGGAAAAGAGGAATATGCCCCATTTTTTACTTTTCAAGGATTCAGATATGTAAAGGTGGAAGGGTATCCGGGACTAGAACTACCGGTTGATAAATTCGTTGGTGAAGTGATGCATACTGATATGGAGGAAATTGGGCATTTTGAATCGTCTCACCCACTAGTAAACCAATTACAACAAAATATTAGGTGGGGGCAAAGAGGTAATTTTGTTGATGTTCCAACTGATTGTCCACAACGTGATGAACGTTTAGGCTGGACGGGAGATGCTCAAGTCTTTATAAGAACGGCTTTATTTAATTATCAAGGAGGCCCTTTCTTTACAAAATGGCTTCGAGATCTTAAAGCCGATCAACTTGATGATGGCGGGGTCCCTTTTGTTATACCAAATGTTTTGGAGGGGGCTTCCTCATCGGCATGGGGAGATGCTTCAGTTATTTGCCCGTGGACGGTCTATATGATGTATGGAGATAAAAGATTATTAGAAGAACAATTCCCAAGTATGAAGGCATGGGTAGACTATATTCGCAAACAGGGGAAAAATGAATATCTATGGAATACAGGCTTTCATTTTGGGGATTGGCTTGCACTTGATGCCAAAGAAAACAGTTATTTTGGTGCAACGCCTAATGATCTAGTTTCTACAGCTTACTATGCCTATTCGACTCGAATTCTCAGAGATGCAGCAGAAGTTCTTAATAAAGTAGAAGAGGTACGGACTTATAGTAAGCTATTAAATAAAATCAAGGAAAATTTTAGTAACGAGTTTATCTCACCAAATGGAAGAATGGTCGCTCCAACGCAAACCGCTCATGTACTGCCTCTAGTTTTTAATTTAGTGGATGGAGACATTAAGAAAAGAATTGCACATGATTTAAATGAACTCGTTATAGAAAGTGATTATCATTTAACGACTGGATTTGTTGGAACTCCTTATATTTGTTTTGCTTTAACTCAAAATGGTTATCATCAGACAGCTTTAAAGCTGCTTCTTCAAAAGACCTATCCATCTTGGCTCTATCCTATAACCAAAGGCGCAACAACAATTTGGGAGCATTGGGATGGAATAAAATTAGATGGATCCTTTTGGAGTGACGACATGAACTCATTTAATCATTATGCATACGGAGCTATTGGTGATTGGCTGTATCGAAGTGTAGCGGGATTAGACATTAATGAAGCCGATCCTGGCTTTAAAAGCATTCGTATTTCACCCCATTTAGGAAATAAAGAGTTAACAAAAGCAAAAGCAAGCTTTTACTCGCTATATGGTAAGGTGGTGTCTGGGTGGGAAGTGGATACAGAAACTATTACAGTCGAAATTGAACTTCCAGCTAACACTACAGCTGAAGTTTTTTTACCTTTTGCCACTTACGAACATTTAATAGAATGCAACAGGGGAATTGCAGAAATTGGAGAAGCTCCTTTTACAGAAAGTGAGCAGGGCCTTCTACTTGAATTAGGTTCCGGTTCCTATAAATTTATTTATCCACATCATAATAGACTATTAGCTAAGGTGACATTAGAAACTAGACTGCTTGAATTATTTGACAATGAGGGTCAAAGAAATTTACTGGTAAAATATTTACCAATTTTAGAAGATCGTAATATTTTAAGTCAATTAAAGAAACATAAGCTTTCTGATTTGTTAGATCACTCCTTATTCAGTCTGTCAGAGAATCAAATAAAAAAACTAATACAAGAATTAAATGATAGCCTAAATAAGGGGGAAGAATCCATAGTGGTTGAGTAA
- a CDS encoding ABC transporter permease has translation MNIVNIALTKIKMEYRDKKTLIFLLAFPILLILILGTALNSAFNDQVSVSNIHVLYTVTDNSPVSSAFESFTKGTDHSGIHFKKVSNAAASKNAVKEDQTDGYVVVSKKGIQLFENDRNSVEASLIQGMLGAFADKYKVVTAVAKVAPSQVSAVLQSQTAANAIRETSLGAQKKPGAMDYYAISIAAMVAMFAAMPAIHLISGERVRGTGNRLLAAPITKGEILLGKLLGSLLTNALCMLMVIFFSKYAFKADWGQHLGVAFLILFSEIILATSIGLALSFIAKSETAASAFINVFVQLAAFFGGAYFQLNGIDGILGFVSHLSPINWTISAINQLIYTHNMIPAVHTILLNICISLLFLILASVSLQRREGL, from the coding sequence ATGAACATTGTTAATATCGCATTAACTAAAATTAAAATGGAGTATCGTGATAAAAAAACACTCATTTTTCTCTTGGCGTTTCCTATTCTACTCATTCTTATTTTGGGTACGGCTCTAAACAGTGCCTTCAACGATCAGGTATCTGTCAGCAACATCCATGTTCTGTATACCGTAACAGATAACAGTCCCGTTTCATCTGCGTTTGAATCTTTTACAAAAGGAACCGATCATTCGGGAATTCATTTTAAAAAGGTTTCAAATGCTGCGGCGAGTAAGAATGCCGTTAAGGAAGACCAGACAGATGGCTATGTTGTGGTTTCGAAAAAAGGCATTCAATTATTTGAAAATGATCGCAATAGTGTTGAAGCTAGTCTAATACAAGGGATGCTCGGTGCTTTTGCGGATAAATATAAAGTGGTGACAGCTGTGGCGAAGGTGGCGCCAAGTCAGGTTAGTGCTGTCCTTCAAAGTCAGACCGCTGCAAACGCTATTCGGGAAACCTCATTGGGTGCTCAGAAAAAGCCAGGAGCAATGGATTATTATGCGATTTCGATTGCAGCCATGGTGGCCATGTTTGCGGCTATGCCAGCGATCCACCTTATCAGTGGTGAGCGTGTCCGAGGAACGGGAAACCGATTATTAGCGGCACCTATAACGAAGGGTGAAATTCTTTTAGGGAAGCTCCTTGGAAGTCTTCTTACAAATGCGCTCTGCATGTTAATGGTGATCTTCTTTAGTAAATACGCCTTTAAGGCGGATTGGGGTCAGCATTTGGGTGTCGCTTTTTTGATCCTTTTCTCTGAAATTATCTTGGCAACGAGCATTGGACTCGCTTTGAGTTTTATTGCAAAATCAGAAACCGCTGCATCTGCCTTTATCAATGTATTCGTGCAGTTGGCCGCCTTTTTTGGAGGAGCTTATTTCCAACTAAATGGGATTGATGGCATTCTTGGTTTTGTGAGTCATCTTTCCCCGATTAATTGGACGATTTCCGCTATTAATCAGCTGATCTATACTCATAATATGATTCCTGCTGTTCACACCATTTTGTTAAATATCTGTATATCGTTACTTTTTCTCATACTTGCAAGTGTCTCTTTGCAAAGACGGGAGGGATTATAA
- a CDS encoding non-oxidative hydroxyarylic acid decarboxylases subunit C gives MAYKDFRDFLKKLEEEGQLLTIDQEVLPEPDIASAAAAMGRFGDKTPALVFNTINGYNKAKVAMNVMGSWPNHALMMGMPKNTPIKEQFFEFAKRYKQFPGEIQREETAPFHEVEMTEDINLFEILPLFRLNQGDGGFYLDKACVISRDLDDPENFGKQNVGIYRMEVKGKDRLGIQPVPQHDIAIHLRQAEERGENLPVAIALGNEPAIVTAAATPLLYDQSEYEMAAAIQQAPYKIVKAKDSDLDLPWGAEIILEGEILAGEREIEGPFGEFTGHYSGGRKMPIIKINRVYHRKDLIFEHLYIGMPWTETDYMIGINTSVPLYQQLTEAYPNEVKAVNAMYTHGLVAIISTKSRYGGFAKAVGMRALTTPHGLGYCKLVIVVDEDVDPFNLPQVMWALSTKMHPKHDVVIVPDLSVLPLDPGSEPAGITHKMILDATTPVAPDVRGHYSQPLDAPLAVDKWEKILSDLMNK, from the coding sequence ATGGCTTACAAAGATTTTCGTGACTTCCTTAAAAAATTAGAAGAAGAGGGTCAGTTACTAACGATTGACCAAGAAGTACTGCCAGAACCGGATATTGCTTCAGCGGCTGCCGCTATGGGGCGTTTTGGTGATAAAACACCAGCCCTTGTGTTTAACACTATTAATGGTTACAACAAGGCAAAAGTGGCCATGAACGTGATGGGTTCTTGGCCAAACCATGCGCTTATGATGGGTATGCCAAAAAATACACCGATCAAAGAACAATTTTTTGAATTTGCTAAGCGTTACAAGCAATTTCCTGGAGAGATTCAACGCGAAGAAACTGCACCATTTCATGAGGTCGAAATGACCGAGGATATTAATCTCTTTGAAATCCTTCCTCTTTTCCGATTGAATCAAGGGGATGGCGGGTTTTATTTAGATAAAGCTTGTGTGATTTCCCGTGACCTAGACGACCCTGAAAATTTCGGAAAACAAAATGTAGGGATTTATCGTATGGAGGTGAAAGGGAAGGATCGCTTAGGCATTCAGCCAGTACCGCAGCATGATATCGCGATTCACCTTCGCCAAGCCGAAGAGCGCGGAGAGAATCTGCCGGTTGCTATTGCACTTGGAAATGAACCTGCCATTGTGACAGCCGCCGCAACGCCATTGTTATATGATCAATCTGAATATGAAATGGCCGCTGCCATTCAACAGGCCCCTTATAAAATTGTTAAAGCTAAGGATTCTGATCTCGACCTTCCATGGGGTGCTGAAATCATCCTTGAAGGTGAAATTCTTGCAGGTGAACGTGAAATTGAAGGACCGTTTGGTGAATTTACGGGCCACTATTCGGGCGGTCGTAAAATGCCAATTATTAAAATAAATCGAGTCTATCATAGAAAAGATTTGATCTTTGAACACTTATACATTGGGATGCCTTGGACAGAAACGGATTATATGATCGGTATCAATACAAGCGTTCCTCTTTATCAACAATTAACCGAAGCGTATCCGAACGAAGTGAAAGCAGTAAATGCCATGTATACTCATGGTTTAGTGGCGATCATTTCAACAAAGAGTCGTTACGGTGGATTTGCTAAGGCAGTTGGAATGCGCGCCCTAACCACTCCTCATGGCCTCGGGTATTGTAAATTAGTGATTGTTGTTGATGAAGACGTCGATCCATTCAACCTGCCGCAGGTCATGTGGGCACTTTCGACGAAAATGCATCCGAAGCATGATGTTGTCATCGTTCCAGATCTCTCTGTTCTTCCGTTGGACCCAGGATCGGAACCGGCTGGAATCACCCATAAAATGATTCTCGATGCCACCACACCGGTTGCCCCTGATGTAAGAGGCCACTATTCTCAGCCATTAGATGCCCCATTAGCTGTGGATAAGTGGGAAAAAATCTTAAGTGACTTGATGAACAAATAA
- a CDS encoding response regulator transcription factor: MKIILNTYDEIEVLATVENGKEAVNYCLHNKVDIALLDVRMPEMNGVEATKLISEDTSTQPIILTTFDDDESILDAVKSGAKGYLLKNTDPERIRDAIKSVYNGHTVLQDVVLDKLRTNLQTKDESGAAPAIDQSLFTKRELDIMAAIAKGLSNKEMSKHLYISEGTIANYISSILSKTGLEHRTQIAIYYLKGSLE; encoded by the coding sequence ATGAAAATTATTTTAAATACTTATGATGAGATTGAGGTGTTGGCTACAGTCGAAAATGGAAAGGAAGCCGTTAATTATTGTTTACATAATAAGGTGGATATCGCATTGTTAGATGTTCGGATGCCTGAAATGAATGGGGTAGAGGCAACAAAGCTAATCTCAGAAGATACGAGTACGCAGCCGATTATTCTAACGACGTTTGATGATGATGAGTCTATTTTGGATGCCGTAAAAAGCGGGGCGAAGGGTTACTTATTGAAAAATACGGACCCTGAAAGGATTAGAGATGCCATCAAGAGCGTTTACAACGGTCACACGGTTCTTCAGGATGTGGTATTAGATAAACTAAGAACCAATCTGCAAACAAAAGATGAATCAGGGGCAGCACCTGCAATTGATCAAAGCCTTTTTACAAAGCGCGAGCTTGATATTATGGCCGCCATAGCGAAGGGACTTTCCAACAAAGAAATGTCGAAACATCTTTACATATCTGAAGGTACCATCGCTAATTATATTTCGTCCATTTTATCAAAAACGGGGCTTGAGCATCGCACGCAAATTGCCATTTATTATCTTAAAGGCAGTTTGGAATAG
- a CDS encoding ABC transporter ATP-binding protein, with the protein MNILEIKNLTKKFGDFIAVDNMSLSVAEGEIFGFLGANGAGKSTTINMIAGLLNINDGDIKFLGKTIRKNKKLAKRNIGIVPQDIAIYTELTAYENVKFFAGLFGLRGSELNQRVEEALEFVGLTDKQKMYPKQFSGGMKRRLNIACAIAHQPKLIIMDEPTVGIDPQSRNYILNSVRKLNEMGCTIIYTSHYMEEVEEICSRIAIIDHGKIIAEGTQAQLKTIITDTKDIWVEVKSTSHLNLDELKNLVGIKEVSVEDNRIKIHSEAESQNLNKIIQFFISNEIEIRSLEEKAPNLETVFLTLTGRMLRD; encoded by the coding sequence ATGAACATTTTAGAAATAAAAAATCTCACAAAGAAATTTGGAGATTTTATTGCAGTGGATAATATGTCCTTATCCGTAGCAGAGGGAGAGATCTTCGGCTTTCTCGGGGCAAATGGAGCAGGTAAGAGCACAACCATCAATATGATCGCAGGGCTCTTGAACATTAATGATGGTGATATAAAATTTCTTGGAAAAACCATTCGGAAAAATAAAAAATTGGCTAAACGTAACATCGGAATTGTTCCACAGGATATCGCGATTTACACAGAGTTAACAGCTTATGAGAATGTAAAGTTTTTTGCAGGGTTATTTGGACTTCGCGGTTCTGAACTAAATCAGCGTGTGGAAGAGGCTTTGGAGTTTGTTGGGCTTACAGATAAGCAAAAAATGTATCCCAAGCAATTTTCCGGAGGGATGAAGCGCAGATTGAACATTGCTTGTGCGATCGCCCATCAGCCAAAGCTGATCATTATGGATGAACCGACCGTCGGCATTGACCCGCAGTCCAGAAATTATATTCTAAATTCCGTCCGTAAGCTAAATGAAATGGGCTGTACCATTATTTATACAAGTCACTATATGGAAGAGGTCGAAGAGATCTGTTCAAGAATCGCCATCATTGACCACGGCAAAATTATTGCAGAGGGGACTCAGGCTCAACTCAAAACGATCATTACGGACACAAAGGATATATGGGTTGAGGTGAAATCGACGAGTCACTTAAACCTAGATGAATTAAAAAATCTTGTTGGAATTAAGGAAGTCAGTGTGGAAGACAATAGGATCAAAATTCACTCGGAAGCAGAGAGCCAAAATTTAAATAAAATCATACAATTTTTTATAAGCAATGAGATCGAAATTCGCTCATTAGAAGAAAAAGCCCCTAATCTCGAAACTGTATTTTTAACCTTAACCGGACGGATGCTTAGGGATTGA
- a CDS encoding ABC transporter permease — MRDIQWLVQNMILRLLKNKRKFIMMTGMPLLGIFVSLLIYGGSGATTLHVGIVNQDPSKLTSNTIQFISELNHVQVSNVQEKAARDEISSGKLDCVVVFPKGFSQSLKRGDPISLRIMSIKGSSVTAYLKADLNNYIGNITSIGHAANGNDKRFDQMYQQYEQSSFKVRATPLNDKSKNKDMTYQTIGWLILFMMLSAFNLSSIIIKDKENGTYFRLMSTPVNNRLYVLANIIVNLMVMILQIIVALFFMIVVFHISPHIPLLQLFVSLVLFAFVSIGLSLVVVSIAGRSTAANALQTLLVTPTCLIAGCYFPIDTMPKVLKEIADFLPQHWLLDIIDQLQAGHSMLSLYLNYLILLAFAAAFFLIAVYKFGRSKDISI, encoded by the coding sequence ATGAGAGATATTCAATGGTTGGTTCAAAATATGATCCTCCGGCTTTTAAAGAATAAAAGAAAATTCATCATGATGACAGGAATGCCCTTGCTCGGTATTTTTGTTTCTCTTCTGATTTACGGGGGATCGGGTGCAACAACTCTGCATGTGGGGATTGTCAATCAAGATCCTAGTAAACTGACGTCCAATACCATTCAATTTATTAGCGAGTTGAATCATGTTCAAGTGAGCAATGTACAGGAAAAAGCGGCGCGGGACGAGATCTCATCAGGTAAACTCGATTGTGTGGTCGTCTTTCCAAAAGGGTTTTCTCAAAGTCTGAAGCGAGGTGATCCGATCTCTCTTCGAATTATGTCCATCAAAGGTTCGAGTGTAACAGCCTATCTTAAAGCTGATTTGAACAATTACATTGGAAATATCACGTCGATCGGCCATGCCGCGAATGGGAATGACAAACGGTTTGATCAGATGTATCAACAATATGAGCAATCGAGTTTTAAGGTACGTGCAACTCCTCTCAATGATAAGTCAAAAAACAAAGACATGACCTATCAAACGATTGGCTGGTTGATCTTATTTATGATGCTATCGGCGTTTAATTTATCTAGTATAATCATAAAAGATAAAGAAAATGGAACTTACTTCCGTTTAATGTCAACTCCTGTGAATAACAGACTTTATGTTCTGGCAAATATTATTGTAAATCTTATGGTTATGATTCTTCAAATCATCGTTGCTCTTTTCTTTATGATAGTGGTTTTTCATATTTCGCCTCATATTCCACTCTTGCAATTATTTGTAAGTTTGGTGCTCTTTGCCTTTGTTTCAATAGGATTATCACTTGTCGTTGTCTCAATTGCCGGCCGTTCTACAGCAGCAAATGCTTTACAGACTCTATTAGTAACGCCGACTTGTTTGATTGCCGGCTGCTATTTTCCTATCGACACAATGCCGAAAGTGCTGAAAGAGATTGCTGATTTCTTACCCCAGCATTGGTTGTTAGACATTATTGATCAATTGCAAGCAGGGCACTCCATGTTGAGTTTATATTTAAATTATTTGATTCTGTTAGCCTTTGCGGCCGCCTTTTTCCTCATTGCGGTTTACAAATTTGGCCGCTCAAAAGATATTTCGATCTAA
- a CDS encoding LysR family transcriptional regulator, translated as MDIRQLRYFCTIYEEKQITKAAKILHMAQPPLSHQLRQLEEELGVPLIIRDLKKWEVTEAGHRLYERAKKVLTFLEDTKKEITEIHNGMSGTLSIGTSSICMSYLTEHLNKFHKAYPNVYIKIYHGDTNYLEGLLQQKQIDVALLLLPVEESNYSIYPLTEDPFVVLAPRQWEHNFPEEFISLKDVTQYDLLLTKRTSGVGIYETILNQFHKAHLEPKVVLDSPDISTILTLVATGMGITIIPQSQVHQIYRDQFKVLQLDEPAFSTRPVLIWLTDHYQSSAAKKLIEYFK; from the coding sequence ATGGATATTCGTCAATTGCGTTACTTCTGTACCATTTATGAGGAAAAACAGATTACGAAGGCCGCAAAAATCTTACACATGGCTCAACCACCGTTGAGCCATCAGTTGCGGCAATTAGAAGAGGAATTAGGTGTTCCGCTCATAATTAGAGACCTCAAGAAATGGGAAGTGACCGAAGCGGGTCACCGATTGTATGAACGGGCCAAAAAGGTACTAACTTTCTTAGAGGATACAAAAAAGGAAATTACTGAAATACATAACGGAATGAGCGGGACTTTATCGATTGGAACCTCTTCCATTTGTATGTCCTACTTAACTGAACACTTAAATAAGTTTCATAAGGCTTATCCGAATGTCTATATAAAAATTTATCACGGAGATACGAACTATTTGGAGGGGCTTCTGCAGCAAAAGCAAATTGATGTCGCGCTTCTGCTCTTACCTGTAGAGGAATCGAACTACTCGATTTATCCGCTCACTGAAGATCCCTTTGTGGTTTTAGCGCCACGCCAATGGGAACATAATTTTCCTGAAGAGTTTATCAGCCTTAAAGACGTCACTCAGTATGACCTGTTGTTAACGAAACGAACCTCTGGAGTCGGCATTTACGAAACCATATTAAATCAGTTTCATAAAGCCCACTTAGAACCAAAAGTTGTCTTAGACAGTCCGGACATTTCGACTATTCTTACCCTCGTTGCCACTGGTATGGGGATTACGATCATCCCCCAATCACAAGTTCATCAGATTTATCGCGACCAATTTAAAGTTCTTCAATTGGATGAACCGGCTTTTTCAACTCGCCCTGTCCTCATTTGGTTAACCGATCATTATCAATCCAGTGCCGCAAAAAAGCTGATTGAGTATTTTAAGTGA
- a CDS encoding sensor histidine kinase, translating to METWIIFTKLILFVYLIFSLSNHPGLPWIVLALLIYFCLNLVLYIVTKEVVKRVVHGLSLALTILASLWIDPLIILLFPMNIYELGFDRLRKKWMLVVVAWIPETFIEKPLHMTYGLISLLCFIIFLMGAITTKKLMRLEHQSDDLRKAVQRLSKSLNENKEYMRQSEYTFKLEERNRLSQEIHDKIGHSMTGALIQMEAAKAIANTDKKQAYDLLQNAINISKSGIEEIRQTLKNMKPPSEQMGINRVRLLIDEFSSKHPIHTAFTYKGNLDVVTPIQWKVILENVGESLTNLLKYAEATAVSIDLTVLNKVVKVDVKDNGKGALKIKKGLGISGMEERTASLNGKIIVDGSNGFSVTTLLPVSDEESHIKK from the coding sequence ATGGAGACATGGATCATCTTTACAAAATTAATTTTATTTGTCTATCTCATCTTTTCACTCTCTAATCATCCCGGATTACCCTGGATTGTATTGGCCTTATTAATTTATTTCTGTTTGAATCTTGTCCTGTACATAGTAACTAAAGAAGTGGTCAAGCGGGTGGTGCATGGCTTATCACTCGCTCTTACAATCCTTGCTTCCTTATGGATTGATCCCCTCATCATTTTGCTGTTTCCGATGAATATCTATGAGCTTGGTTTTGATCGTTTAAGAAAAAAGTGGATGCTTGTCGTTGTTGCATGGATCCCTGAAACTTTTATTGAAAAGCCACTTCATATGACTTATGGGTTAATCAGTTTGCTCTGTTTTATTATTTTTCTGATGGGGGCTATTACTACAAAAAAACTGATGAGACTTGAACATCAATCCGATGACCTGCGAAAGGCCGTACAACGGTTATCTAAGAGTTTGAACGAAAATAAAGAATACATGAGACAATCGGAATACACATTTAAGTTAGAGGAACGGAACCGGTTATCCCAAGAGATTCACGATAAAATTGGCCATTCAATGACGGGGGCCCTCATCCAAATGGAAGCGGCAAAGGCCATTGCCAATACGGATAAGAAACAAGCCTATGATCTTTTGCAGAATGCGATTAATATCTCGAAATCGGGCATTGAGGAGATCAGGCAAACTTTAAAAAATATGAAACCGCCATCTGAGCAAATGGGGATTAATCGAGTGAGGCTCTTGATCGATGAGTTTTCATCCAAGCATCCTATTCATACCGCTTTTACATACAAGGGAAACTTGGATGTCGTCACACCAATTCAATGGAAAGTGATTCTGGAGAATGTGGGAGAATCCCTTACAAATTTGCTGAAATACGCTGAAGCGACGGCTGTTTCGATTGATTTGACGGTTTTAAATAAAGTTGTCAAAGTCGATGTGAAGGACAATGGGAAAGGGGCTCTGAAGATCAAAAAAGGGTTGGGAATTTCCGGAATGGAGGAAAGAACGGCTTCGTTAAACGGCAAGATCATTGTGGATGGATCAAATGGTTTTTCTGTGACTACCTTACTGCCAGTGAGTGATGAGGAGTCTCACATTAAAAAGTGA
- a CDS encoding non-oxidative hydroxyarylic acid decarboxylases subunit B, which translates to MKLIVGITGATGAIIGIRILEMLKDAGVETHLILSQWATATVQLETPYLANEVKQMADFSYAYNDQAARISSGSYHVDGMIVAPCSMKSLASIRIGLADNLLTRAADVMLKERKKLVLLTRETPFNNIHLENMLELSRMGAIIMPPMLTFYNQPNTIDDLVNHIAYRTLDQFGIRLPNAKRWAGIKNT; encoded by the coding sequence TTGAAATTGATTGTAGGCATCACCGGCGCAACCGGTGCCATCATTGGCATACGAATTCTAGAAATGTTGAAGGATGCCGGCGTTGAAACGCATTTAATCCTATCTCAATGGGCGACAGCGACGGTCCAATTGGAGACTCCATACCTTGCAAATGAGGTTAAGCAAATGGCGGATTTTTCTTATGCCTACAACGATCAGGCCGCCAGAATCTCAAGTGGCTCCTACCATGTGGATGGGATGATTGTCGCACCTTGCAGCATGAAATCACTTGCCTCTATTCGTATTGGACTGGCAGATAATCTCCTGACTCGAGCAGCGGATGTAATGTTGAAAGAACGAAAGAAGTTGGTACTGCTCACCCGAGAGACCCCTTTTAATAACATCCATCTTGAAAACATGTTGGAATTGTCACGCATGGGAGCGATCATTATGCCGCCAATGCTGACCTTCTATAACCAACCTAATACGATTGATGACTTAGTCAATCATATCGCCTACCGGACGCTTGATCAGTTTGGGATTCGCTTGCCGAATGCCAAGAGATGGGCCGGCATCAAAAATACTTAA